CAGGTGCCTGGGGTAAAGAGGTCGAAGCGAACCAGTTGGCGGAAGTAGGTCTGCAGGCCGATAAAGTCGAAGTCGAAGGCCAGCTTCTCCATATCGCCGGGGCGGATGTAGCGCTGCAACAGACGCAAAAAGGGCATGGTTTTCCAGGGGTAGCCGAGCCCCAGGGCCGGCTCGAGGAAGAGTCGGTTGGCGATCACGTCGTAGTTGGCGGCGGCCATCCGGCTGAGCCAGGTAGGGCCGGCAGGCTGTACATAAGAGGCCGAGAAGGTGGTGCCAATCTGGGCGTCCGGCACGTGGGTGCGCAGAACGCGCCCCCCTTCGGCCTGGGCTAGGGCGGCGTGGTGGATGGCGGGCAAAAAGTTGCCAAAGCCCTTGCGGCCTGGGGCATGGGTGCCCTGCATGTAGCCCAGCGCGGTAAAAACCGTGGGCTCGTTGAGCACCATCCAGTGTTTGACCTTGTCGCCGAAGGCTTTGCTGCACACCTCCACATACTCGGCAAACCACCCCACGATGTCCCGGTTGGTCCAGCCCCCTTTGTCCTCCAGTACCTGCGGTAAGTCCCAGTGGTAGAGCGTGACCCAGGGTTGCAGACCGAGCTCGAGGGTGCGGTCTATCACCCGGTGGTAAAAGTCCAACCCTTTGGGGTTCACTTTGCCCGTTCCATCCGGCAAAATGCGTGGCCAGGCCAGCGAGAAACGGTTAACCTGCATGTTCATCTCGCGGATGAAGGCAATATCCTCGGGGTAGCGGTGGTAGAAATCGCAGGCCACATCGCCGTTTTCGCCGGTTTTGACCTTGCCGGGGGTGTGGGAGAAAGTGTCCCAGATGGAAGGGCTGCGCCCGTCCTCGTTTACCGCGCCTTCAATCTGATAGGCCGCCGTAGCGACACCCCACAGAAAACCGGGGCCGAAATCTTCTTTGCGGAAGGTTGTCACGGTTTCAATCTACTAAAGGAACCGACCCTTATCCACTTTTGTGCTGTTCTGGGGTATGGTGGGGGCTGTGGAAATCCGACCCGAACGCCCGGAGGAATACGCACGGGTGGAGCAAATCCACACCCTGGCCTTTGGGGGTCCACGGGAAGCCCGGGTGGTGGCCCTGGTGCGCCAGTCGCCCTTTTACCGGCCCGAGCTATCGCTGGTGGCGGTTGTGGAGGGTGAGCCCGTAGGGCACATTCTGTTTAGCGAGGTGGGGTTGCAGGATGAAACCGGCATCATGCGGAAGGGGGTGGTGCTGGCCCCTTTGGCGGTGCATCCAGCGTTTCAAAACCTGGGGGCGGGCAAACACCTGGTGGAAGCCGGGTTGGCGCGGCTGGAAGCCCTGGGGGCGCCGCTGGTGCTGGTGCGGGGCCATGCCCACTACTACCCCCGCTTCGGTTTTGTGCCCTCGGAGCAACTGGGCATCCGCCCGCCGTTTGCGGTAGCCCCCGAGGAATACATGGCCAAACCGCTCTCGGCTTACACCCCCGCGTACCGGGGCATCGTGCGCTACCCGGCAGCCTTTGCCGAGGTGGGCTACCCGGTGGAGTACGGGCTATAGGGGCACAACCTGTACCTGTGCGCCGACCGGGTCGGTAAGGGTCTGGGGGATCCGGCCCCGGAGGGCGATCTGGTAGGCAAGCAGTCCGGTAGCGTCTGCGGGGGCGGTGCGGCCCCGCGCCCACAGGTTGATGCCAATGTGATGATGGTAGCCATCGGCGGCCAGGAAGCGGGCGCCGGGGTAGTCGCCCTGCATCAGCTCCAGGCCCAGCCCCTCGTAGAACGTCTGGGCTTCGTCCAGTTCGCGCACGTGAAGGTGCAGATGCCCCAGGGTGGTCTCTGGGTCGAGCGGCTGGCTGTGCTTGGCTTCGGCAAGAAGGGCTTCCAGGTCAAGCGGCTCCGAAACCATGGCCAGCCGCCCGTCCCGGAAGGGCCACTCGAGCCGGGGCCGGTCGCGGTAGAGCTCGAGCCCGTTGCCCTCGGGGTCGGCCAGGTAGAGGGCCTCCGAGACGCCGTGGTCGGAGGCGCCCTGAAAGTGGGGGTAGCGGGCCTCCACCAGCCGCCGGAAAATAGCGGCCAGAGCGGCCCGGCTGGGCAGCAGCAAAGCAAAGTGGTAGAGCCCCAGGGTGGGCTGGGGGCGCAGGGGAGCGGTGGGCTCGTGCAACAGGGTAAGGGTGAATTTTCCGCCTGCAGGGGCCAGGTCGGTCTGGGGGCCCTGCTGGCGAAGAACCTCGAGGCCCAGCAAGCCCTGGTAGAAGGCCAGTTGGCGCTCGAGGTTCTGCACCCGCAGGGTCAGGCCGGTCAGCGACAGGGTAGGGGTTGGTGTCATGGTCTCATAATATCCAAAGTGCTATAAAATGTAAAGTATAAGATTCCCAGGATTTCGATATGCTGTCGGGATGCGTGTTTTTATAACAGGGGGAACCGGATACCTGGGTTCCGCGCTCTTGCGCCAGCGGCCCGGCCAGCCCTGGGTGCTGGGGGCCAGCTACGTTAGCGGCGCTCCTGCGCTGCCGGGGGTGGAGTGGGTTCGGCTGGATATTCGGGATGCAAAGGCGGTAGAGGCCACCCTGGCCCGGTTTCGCCCGGCGGTGGTCATTCACACCGCCTACAGCAAAGCTGGCCCGGAGGCGCTCGAGGCCATTACGGTGCAGGGCAGTGCCCACGTGGCCCAGGCTTGCGCGAAGCTGGGTGCACGGCTCATCCACCTCTCTACCGACCAGGTGTTCGACGGCGAGCGCCCGCCCTATGCCGAGTCGGCGCTGCCGAATCCCATCACCCCGTATGGCCGGGCCAAGCTCGAGGCCGAGCGGCGGGTGCAGGCCATCCTGCCCGAAGCAACCCTTGTCCGCACCTCGCTCATCTGGGGTCTGAACCCGTTGGACGTGACCAGCCAGATGGTGCTGGAGATTGCCGATGGAAAGCGGGCCGGGGGGCTTTTTGTGGACGAGTACCGCTCCTTCGTGTTTGTGGAGGATCTGGCCCAGGCCCTATGGGAGCTGGTTTCGCTCAACTTTCAGGGGGTGCTGCACTTGGGGGGCGCCGAGGTGCTGAGCCGGCTCGAGTTTGGTCGGCTGATCGCCCCCTTACACGGGCGCGACCCGGCCCGGCTGCCCGCACAGCGCCGTGCCGACTTCCCGGAGCCCCGCCCCGCCAACTGTGCCCTGGATAGCTCCCTGGCCCGGTCTTTGCTCCAGACCCGCCTGCGTGGGGTGCGCGAGGTCTTGCGGGGGCTGGGGCCAGTTCGCCAGCAGCCGTAGACCATCGGCAGGCTCTTGTCATTTGCCTGGGCATCGTCGTTGCAACCCCTCACCCGGCGGCAGCGGTTACCGCCAGAATGGTTTTATTTGGCAAAAGGAGCCCCAAACCAGCCGGCGGTATCGCCATCCTCTCTCGCAAGGGGAGAGGGAAAGGGGAAAACCATAAAAGCCTGGGCCATCGGCTATCCGCTATCGGCACCCTTTTCTCTCAGGTTATTCTGTGTCTCATGCGGAAACTTGGCGTAGACTTTGGCCTCTCCAATACCGATGTGGTGCTGGTGGAAAACGACCAGATTCTGGCCCACCAGACCCTAAAAACCGGCCCCGCCAGCCCGGAGGCGCTATTTGGGGTGCTCCAGCACCTGGACGTGCGGCCCTCTGAACTGGGGGCCGTTGCCAGCGCCGGAGGTCTGTCGCGCCACCTGCCGGATACCTTTGAAGGGCTGGCCATACAGAAAATCGGCGAGGCCCAGGCAGTGGGGCGGGGGGCGCTGGCCCTGTCCGGCCTGACCGAAGCCCTGGTGGTCTCGGCAGGCACTGGTACGGCCATGATTGCTGCTCGAGGAGCCGAAGCCCAGCACTTCACCGGCTCGGCGGTGGGGGGCGGCACCCTGCTGGGTTTGTCCCGGCTGCTCCTGGGCACTTCGGATCCGCTCGAGGTGGCCCGTCTGGCTGAAGCGGGCAACCCCAGCGCCGTGGACTCCACGCTGGTGGACGTGATTGGGGGGGGTATTGGTCACCTGCCGCCCGATGCCACCGCCGTGAACCTTGGTCGGCTGGTAGAAGGGGTGAACCCCAGCCGCGAGGATCTGGCGGCGGGCCTGGTGACGCTGGTGGGGCAGGTGATCGCCATGATTGCTATCAACGCCGCACAGGCTGCCGGCCTGCCGCAGATTGTGATTGTGGGGCATCTGCCCGACCTGAAGCCCATGCGCCAGGCGTTTGAGCGGGTCTGGTACTTTTACCAGATTGAGCCCCGGCCCCTCATTCCCCGCCTGCCTGGACTGGCCACCGCCTACGGCGCGGCCCTCTGTGCGAAGTAAAAACAAGCCGGGCCTTGCAGGGACGTTTGACATAAAAAGCCGTCGTAAACTGAAACCATGAAACCTCCCGAGGGCTTTTTCGCCCACCTGGAAGACGACAACAACTACGACAACCTCAAGCTGGTTTTGTCGGATGGGGTGGGGGAGGAGGTGCTCTGGCTCTCGGCGCTCGAGCTGGCCGAAGGTTTCGTGCACCTGGAGGAAGACGACCTGCTCGACCCCCACGAGTCGGCCTGGTCGCACGAGGCCGTTGAGGTGCCAGAAGTGCACATCTCGCCCTATGGCGTAGCCCGCCGCAGCCCCCGCCTCGAGGGCGCTTACCGCGCGGCCCAGGTCGAGCTCTACAACCCCTCCGGCCTCTTGCTGCTGCGCCGGGTGGTGGAGGATGGGGGCGATGTGCTCGAGATAACCACCCCCAACGGCTCGGTTTATACCTTCGACTACCAGCAGATCCGGGCTTACCTCCGGCTTTTGCTGCCCCACTAAGATGGGCGCATGCGCATTACCTCCCCCGCCAACCCACGCATCAAGGCTGCCGCACTTCTCAAGGAGCGCAAAGAGCGCGAGCGAACCGGGCTATTTTTGATAGAGGGCTCGAGGGAACTCGAGCGGGCCCTGGCCTCAGGCATCGAACTGGTAGAGCTTTACTGCGGTGAACACCTCGATCCCGACGAGGCGCGTCTGATTCAGTTCGAGAGGTTCGAACCGGCGCACGTGGTGGAAGTCTCCGAGCCGGTGCTAAAAAAGCTCAGCACCCGGGAGAACCCGGCGGGTGTGGTGGCGGTGGGCCGAATGCCCAGTCCTTCCCTGGCTGGCTTCAAGCCTCCCCGAAACGCCCTGCTGCTGGTGGCGGTGGGGCTGGAAAAACCCGGCAACCTGGGAGCCCTGCTGCGCTCGGCCGACGCCGCCGGGGCCGATGCGGTGCTGGTGGTGGGCGGGGTGGACATCTACAGCCCCCAGGTGATTCGCAACTCCACCGGGGTGGTTTTTTCGTTGCCCACCTTTGCGGCTCCAGAACAGGCAGTGCTGGACTGGCTGGAAGAGCACCAGATGCCCCTGGTAGCCACCACCCCCCACACCGACCAGGTTTACTGGGATGCCGACTTGCGGGGGCCGGTGGCCATTGTGCTGGGGCCCGAGCACACCGGGCTGGGTGAGGGGTGGCTGAAGCGGGCCAGACTGAAGGTTCGGATTCCCATGCAAGGCCAGGCCGATAGCCTGAACGTTTCGGTTACGGCGGCCTTGATGCTCTACGAGGCCAGAAGACAGCGCCGAACTACTGACTAGGGTCTATTCCAATCCGAATCGGTGCTCCCAGGTACCTGGGTTGTCGGTTCAAGAGCAGGTCCAGCACCATCTGCACCCGGGCCAGCGGTTCGCGGAAGCGGGTGTTGGAGTTGAACCCCTCGGGCGGGTTCGGGGCGTTATAGCCAATGGCCTCGAGGCCCCGATACCGGGCAATAAACACCGCCCGCTGGTTGTGGAACTGCTGCGAGATGATGGTGAAGCGTTGCTCCCCAAAAACCTCCCTGGCCCGTACCACCGAGTCCAGGGTACGAAAACCGGCATAGTCGCGGTAGATGCGCTCCTTGGGAACCCCCAGGGCCATAAGGGCCTCGCGCATGGCCGAGGGCTCGTCGTAGTAGGGACTGCTGTTGTCCCCGCTCACCAGCAGGTAATCAACTTTTCTGGCCTGGTACAGCCTTGCGGCGGCCTGGATGCGGCCCACAAAGTAGGGGTTGGGCTTGCCGCGAACGGTGGTGGGGCCGGTACCCAGCACCAGCCCCACCCGGTTGTAGGGAACCTGATTGAGGTTTGTGTAAAGCCAAGGCTGGCTCGAGCGCTCCACCCAGGCATTGATTCCGAATACAAGGAGGGGAATGGACAGTACCAGCAGTCCGACTATCCAGGCTAGGTATCGAAATAGACCACTCCAGCGCACTTTTCTAGTATAGTCCCGGCTCAGAACTTGATATTAGAAGACTCAAGTGTTTTGGGTCTTGTAGCCTAGCCCTCTTGACATTCTCATGGATAAGCCGGAATAATATCATTCCGGGTTGACACTCTAAACCCACGACTGTCAATCAGCTCAAAAGGAGGAAGTCTCTATGGCAACAGCAACCATGCTCAGACCCCTCGGTGACCGTGTGGTGGTCAAGCGCATCGAAGAAGAAGCCAAGACCAAAGGTGGCATCGTGCTGCCCGATACTGCCAAGGAAAAACCCCAGAAGGGTAAGGTGATTGCCGTGGGTAGCGGGCGGGTGCTGGACAACGGAACCAAGCTGCCCCTGGAAGTCAAGCAGGGGGATACCGTAGTCTTCGCCAAGTACGGCGGTACCGAGATCGAGATTGACGGGGAAGAGTACATCATCCTCTCCGAGCGTGACCTGCTGGCAGTGATGTAAATAAGAGCCGATAGCGGATAGTCCATAGTCAATGGCAAAAACCCCAAAAGGCTATTAGCTATTTGCTATACGCAAAACAGAAAGGAGCACAACCATGGCAAAAATGCTGGTTTTTGATGAAGCCTCCCGCCGCGGCCTCGAGCGCGGCATGAACGCGGTAGCCAACGCCGTGAAGGTAACCCTGGGCCCCCGTGGCCGCAATGTGGTGCTGGAGAAGAAGTTCGGTAGCCCCACCATCACCAAAGACGGGGTGAGCGTAGCCAAAGAGGTGGAGCTGGAGGATCATCTAGAGAACATCGGCGCCAAGCTGATGATCGAGATCGCCTCCAAGACCAACGACATCACCGGTGACGGCACCACCACCGCCACCGTGCTGGGCCAGGCCATCGTGCGCGAGGGTTTGCGCAACGTGGCTGCGGGGGCCAACCCGTTGGCGCTGAAGCGCGGCATTGAAAAGGCCGTAGAGGTGGCGGTCAAGAGCATCCAGGAGCTGGCTGTGCCCGTCAACGACCGCAAGGCCATCTTTGAAGTGGCCAGCGTCTCGGCCAACAACGACGCCGAGATCGGCAACCTGATCGCCGACGCCATGGAGAAGGTGGGCCGTGAGGGGGTCATCACCGTCGAGGAGTCCAAGAGCCTGGACACCGAGCTCAACTTTGTGGAGGGGTACCAGTTCGACAAGGGCTACATCTCCCCCTACTTCGTCAACAACCCCGACGCCATGGAGGCCCAGCTCGACGACCCCTACATCCTGATCACCGAGAAGAAGGTCTCCAACGTACGCGAGCTGCTTCCCGTGCTGGAGCAGGTGGCCCAGACCGGTAAGCCCCTGCTGCTTATCGCCGAGGACGTGGAGGGTGAGGCCCTGGCTACCCTGGTGGTCAACCGCCTGCGTGGCACCTTGAACATCGCGGCTGTCAAGGCTCCGGGCTTCGGCGATCGCCGCAAGGAGATGCTCAAAGACCTGGCAGCCATCACCGGCGGCACCGTAATCAGCGAGGAGCTGGGCTTCAAGCTGGAAAACGCCACCCTCTCCATGCTGGGCCGCGCCGAGCGCGTCCGCATCAACAAGGACGAGACCACCGTGGTGGGCGGCAAGGGCAAGAAGGAAGACATCGAGGCCCGCATCAACGGCATCAAGAAGGAGCTCGAGACCTCCGATAGCGAATACGCCAAGGAGAAGCTGCAAGAGCGCCTGGCCAAGCTGGCCGGTGGGGTGGCGGTAATCCGCGTGGGGGCTGCTACCGAAACCGAGCTCAAGGAGAAGAAACACCGCTACGAGGATGCCCTCTCAACCGCCCGCGCTGCAGTGGAGGAAGGCATCGTGCCGGGCGGTGGCGTGGCCCTGCTGCGCGCTGTGCCTGCCATCAAGAACCTGCTCAAGGAACTCGAGGGCGATGAAGCCACCGGCGCCAAGATCGTGCTGCGGGCCATCGAAGAACCCGCCCGCCAGATTGCTGCCAACGCCGGTTACGAGGGCAGCGTGGTGGTGAACAACATCCTGAGCAAGAAGGAGAAGAACTACGGCTTCAATGCTGCTACCGGCGAGTACGGCGACATGATGGAGTGGGGCATCGTAGACCCGGCCAAGGTCACCCGCACCGCTCTGCAGAACGCTGCTTCCATCGGCTCGCTGATCCTCATGACCGAGGCCGTGGTGGCCGAGAAGCCCGAAGAGAAGAAAGCCCCCGCCGCACCCGCCGGCGGCATGGGCGGCGACATGGACTTCTAAACCCGGCTCTATATAGAACACCCAGCCCCTTGGGGTTGGGTGTTTTGCTATTCAGTTGATTCCACACAGAAGGCTGAAGTCTTAATCAGTCGGTAATGCTATGTGACGCTGTGATTAACGCAGGAAACCTTGTTCTGAACGCAAAAATCACTATGAGAAGTGATGAACCGGGGCTTGTTAGCACTTGCACAAATAGAACTCTAATGATATTTTCACCCGCAGGAGGTTGTTCTTGTGAAAAAACTTTTCTTTGCTGTAGTTGCTCTTTTTGTCCTTGCCGCTCCTGCCTTTGCTCAGTTCAGTGTTTCGGCTGCACTCGAGGCCACCTACAAACAAGACTTTGCTCCCAATCTTCGCTGGGGTGTAGATGCATCCTTGGACACTACCCTCACCCCAGCTTTCGGTCTGGGTGCGACGGTTACCCCCTACCTGCGCTACCGTGTGGTACTGGTAGATGACAAGGCGCTTAACGTGGCAGCGTTTGCCCGTCTGAACGTTCCTATTGGTGTGAGCTTTGTGCCTTCGCCGGTTGACTTCTCAGTGAGCCTTTCCCCCCGAGCCGGGCTTGACCTGTCTTACAAGCTCTCCGAGAGCCTCGAGTTGCTCTCGCGTTTGCAGCTTGCCTTCCCGATCTCCTTGGTTCCCTCGACTAGCGTCGGCTACGGGCTATCCATCCCCTATATTGAACTAGACTACTATGCAGGCGATTTGACCCTGTATGGGGGTACGTCCTTCACTCTGCTTCCTTCCGCGGGCTGGGGTGGCTTGTACGCTGGAGCGCTCTATAACTTGAGTGAGAAGATGTACGTGCAAGGAGAACTTAGCGCTGGTTCAGGTGGAGACTTTAGTGCGATTGGTTTGCTTCTTAAGCTGAGCATCGCACTGGACTAAGTATCTCCACATAGAAACGTAGCGCGTTGAGAAAGGGTGATTCACGAGGCCGCGCCGTTGCAAACCCCTTCACACTTAGGCACGTAATTCCTGGCGCGTACCCAAACCCCGCTTATAGATGAGCGGGGTCTTTTTTTGGCTTTTCTTCAGCCCTAACTCACCTTTTCTTGCCAAATCGCAAGGGCCTCGAGGGCCGGTTGAAGAGACTGCCCCACTGGGGTAAGGGCGTACTCTACCCGTGGGGGTACTTCGTGGTACTCGGTTCGGCGAATCAGACCCAGCTCCTCGAGTTCCTTTAGTCGTAGCGATAGGGTTCGTGGGG
This genomic window from Meiothermus sp. CFH 77666 contains:
- a CDS encoding VOC family protein; the protein is MTPTPTLSLTGLTLRVQNLERQLAFYQGLLGLEVLRQQGPQTDLAPAGGKFTLTLLHEPTAPLRPQPTLGLYHFALLLPSRAALAAIFRRLVEARYPHFQGASDHGVSEALYLADPEGNGLELYRDRPRLEWPFRDGRLAMVSEPLDLEALLAEAKHSQPLDPETTLGHLHLHVRELDEAQTFYEGLGLELMQGDYPGARFLAADGYHHHIGINLWARGRTAPADATGLLAYQIALRGRIPQTLTDPVGAQVQVVPL
- the groL gene encoding chaperonin GroEL (60 kDa chaperone family; promotes refolding of misfolded polypeptides especially under stressful conditions; forms two stacked rings of heptamers to form a barrel-shaped 14mer; ends can be capped by GroES; misfolded proteins enter the barrel where they are refolded when GroES binds), which gives rise to MAKMLVFDEASRRGLERGMNAVANAVKVTLGPRGRNVVLEKKFGSPTITKDGVSVAKEVELEDHLENIGAKLMIEIASKTNDITGDGTTTATVLGQAIVREGLRNVAAGANPLALKRGIEKAVEVAVKSIQELAVPVNDRKAIFEVASVSANNDAEIGNLIADAMEKVGREGVITVEESKSLDTELNFVEGYQFDKGYISPYFVNNPDAMEAQLDDPYILITEKKVSNVRELLPVLEQVAQTGKPLLLIAEDVEGEALATLVVNRLRGTLNIAAVKAPGFGDRRKEMLKDLAAITGGTVISEELGFKLENATLSMLGRAERVRINKDETTVVGGKGKKEDIEARINGIKKELETSDSEYAKEKLQERLAKLAGGVAVIRVGAATETELKEKKHRYEDALSTARAAVEEGIVPGGGVALLRAVPAIKNLLKELEGDEATGAKIVLRAIEEPARQIAANAGYEGSVVVNNILSKKEKNYGFNAATGEYGDMMEWGIVDPAKVTRTALQNAASIGSLILMTEAVVAEKPEEKKAPAAPAGGMGGDMDF
- a CDS encoding SDR family oxidoreductase, with amino-acid sequence MRVFITGGTGYLGSALLRQRPGQPWVLGASYVSGAPALPGVEWVRLDIRDAKAVEATLARFRPAVVIHTAYSKAGPEALEAITVQGSAHVAQACAKLGARLIHLSTDQVFDGERPPYAESALPNPITPYGRAKLEAERRVQAILPEATLVRTSLIWGLNPLDVTSQMVLEIADGKRAGGLFVDEYRSFVFVEDLAQALWELVSLNFQGVLHLGGAEVLSRLEFGRLIAPLHGRDPARLPAQRRADFPEPRPANCALDSSLARSLLQTRLRGVREVLRGLGPVRQQP
- a CDS encoding Fumble domain-containing protein; its protein translation is MRKLGVDFGLSNTDVVLVENDQILAHQTLKTGPASPEALFGVLQHLDVRPSELGAVASAGGLSRHLPDTFEGLAIQKIGEAQAVGRGALALSGLTEALVVSAGTGTAMIAARGAEAQHFTGSAVGGGTLLGLSRLLLGTSDPLEVARLAEAGNPSAVDSTLVDVIGGGIGHLPPDATAVNLGRLVEGVNPSREDLAAGLVTLVGQVIAMIAINAAQAAGLPQIVIVGHLPDLKPMRQAFERVWYFYQIEPRPLIPRLPGLATAYGAALCAK
- a CDS encoding ElyC/SanA/YdcF family protein; this encodes MERSSQPWLYTNLNQVPYNRVGLVLGTGPTTVRGKPNPYFVGRIQAAARLYQARKVDYLLVSGDNSSPYYDEPSAMREALMALGVPKERIYRDYAGFRTLDSVVRAREVFGEQRFTIISQQFHNQRAVFIARYRGLEAIGYNAPNPPEGFNSNTRFREPLARVQMVLDLLLNRQPRYLGAPIRIGIDPSQ
- the groES gene encoding co-chaperone GroES translates to MLRPLGDRVVVKRIEEEAKTKGGIVLPDTAKEKPQKGKVIAVGSGRVLDNGTKLPLEVKQGDTVVFAKYGGTEIEIDGEEYIILSERDLLAVM
- a CDS encoding GH1 family beta-glucosidase: MTTFRKEDFGPGFLWGVATAAYQIEGAVNEDGRSPSIWDTFSHTPGKVKTGENGDVACDFYHRYPEDIAFIREMNMQVNRFSLAWPRILPDGTGKVNPKGLDFYHRVIDRTLELGLQPWVTLYHWDLPQVLEDKGGWTNRDIVGWFAEYVEVCSKAFGDKVKHWMVLNEPTVFTALGYMQGTHAPGRKGFGNFLPAIHHAALAQAEGGRVLRTHVPDAQIGTTFSASYVQPAGPTWLSRMAAANYDVIANRLFLEPALGLGYPWKTMPFLRLLQRYIRPGDMEKLAFDFDFIGLQTYFRQLVRFDLFTPGTWGQEIPHGERGSGELTEMGWEVWPENIYRLLKQFAAYKGVRRIIVTENGAAFPDAVEDGRVHDPKRIQFIQAHLAQLLRAKQEGVPVEGYFYWSLLDNFEWAEGYRPRFGLVYVDYPTQRRILKDSGRWFRDFLAD
- a CDS encoding N-acetyltransferase codes for the protein MEIRPERPEEYARVEQIHTLAFGGPREARVVALVRQSPFYRPELSLVAVVEGEPVGHILFSEVGLQDETGIMRKGVVLAPLAVHPAFQNLGAGKHLVEAGLARLEALGAPLVLVRGHAHYYPRFGFVPSEQLGIRPPFAVAPEEYMAKPLSAYTPAYRGIVRYPAAFAEVGYPVEYGL
- a CDS encoding RNA methyltransferase; the protein is MRITSPANPRIKAAALLKERKERERTGLFLIEGSRELERALASGIELVELYCGEHLDPDEARLIQFERFEPAHVVEVSEPVLKKLSTRENPAGVVAVGRMPSPSLAGFKPPRNALLLVAVGLEKPGNLGALLRSADAAGADAVLVVGGVDIYSPQVIRNSTGVVFSLPTFAAPEQAVLDWLEEHQMPLVATTPHTDQVYWDADLRGPVAIVLGPEHTGLGEGWLKRARLKVRIPMQGQADSLNVSVTAALMLYEARRQRRTTD